The proteins below are encoded in one region of Chrysemys picta bellii isolate R12L10 chromosome 4, ASM1138683v2, whole genome shotgun sequence:
- the LOC135983034 gene encoding golgin subfamily A member 6-like protein 4, translating into MYAKRLKSDLVELCKQRGLRSGRLTKEQLIARLEAEDRANELLPVSQGSSLANAAQAPESVPAGSGQPAAEGFPRPLLPMPRRRVGRSPANTEGAVTPPASRGSSRRSSPASRGSSRRRSASVERNWLEWEKELKLRELEDREQQRQRQHEREEKERQRQHEREEKERQRQHEERQHQHEREEKERQRQHEERQRQHELELARLKGSEPPAAVSEGGPRTARSFDKCILAPRKEGEDMDDFLEAFETACELHRVDPADRLRVLTPLLDPKAVALYRQLEEAEKGDYELFKKALLREFGLTPEMYRERFRSQDKTPEISYLQLAVRMEGYASKWADRAQTKEDLVKLLVLEQLYEWCPSDLRLWLVDRKPENPRHAGRLADEFVKSRSGDNREESQRNSPTTTQRESHHGTSPWENTEKPHQRGTSGVRTIRPTRGDPWDMGCYHCGQKGHIRAQCPRLRDRLSRPNPQRVDWVETQPGERQHSQGRGAGRVPPAKEGGELQASSSRGLDAPDSGFLVYTVGAGLSLRREYLVPLEVDGRKVNGYWDTGAEVTLARPEVVAPDQVVLNTYLTLTGVGRTPVKVPVARVHLKWGAKEGPKDVGVHPYLPTEVLMGGTWRTGQATPKGHWL; encoded by the coding sequence atgtatgccaagcggcttaagagcgacctggtggagctgtgcaagcagagggggctgcgcagtgggaggctcaccaaagaacagctcattgcccggctggaggcggaagatcgcgcgaatgaactgctccctgtgtctcagggaagcagcctggcaaatgcagcgcaggcaccagagtctgtcccagctgggagtggtcagccggctgctgagggcttcccgagacccctccttcctatgcctaggagaagggtggggaggagcccagcaaataccgaaggcgccgtgacccccccggccagcaggggatcctcccggcgaagctcgccagccagcagaggatcctcccggcgacgttcggcatccgtggagcggaattggctggaatgggagaaagagctaaaactgagagagctggaggatcgtgaacaacagagacagcgtcagcatgaacgggaggagaaagagagacagagacagcatgaacgggaggagaaagagagacagagacaacatgaagagagacagcatcagcatgaacgggaggagaaagagagacagagacagcatgaagagagacagcgtcagcatgaactggaactggcgagattgaagggcagcgaacccccggctgcggtgagtgaggggggacccaggactgcacggagctttgataagtgcatcctggccccacgcaaggagggggaggacatggatgacttcctggaggcctttgagacggcctgcgagctgcaccgggttgatcccgcagacagactccgggtcctcacccccttactggaccccaaagccgtggcattgtaccgccaactggaagaggcagagaaaggggactacgaactattcaaaaaggccctgctacgtgagtttgggctgactcctgagatgtaccgggaaaggttccggagtcaggataaaacccctgagatctcatatctgcaactagccgtccgcatggaaggatacgccagcaagtgggctgatcgggcccagacgaaggaggacctggtcaaactgctggtactggagcaactgtatgagtggtgcccatccgacctgaggctgtggttggtggacagaaagcccgagaacccgcgacatgcaggccggctggccgatgagtttgtaaagagccggtcaggagataacagggaggagtcccaaaggaacagtcccaccacaacgcagagagagagtcaccatgggacctccccgtgggaaaatacagaaaaaccccatcaaaggggaacatccggcgtcaggaccatccgacccactcggggggacccatgggacatgggctgctaccactgtggccaaaaaggccacatacgggcccagtgccccaggctcagggacagactgagcaggccgaacccacagagggttgactgggtagagacccagcccggcgagaggcagcattcccagggaaggggggctggcagagtaccacctgctaaggagggaggagagctccaggccagctcctctagggggctggatgctccagactcagggtttttggtttatacggtgggcgcagggctgtccctccggagagagtaccttgttcccctggaggtggatgggaggaaggtcaatggatactgggatacgggtgcagaggtgacgctggcccggcccgaggtggtggccccagatcaggtggtgctcaacacctacctgaccctgacgggggtgggcagaacaccagtcaaagtgcccgtggcaagggtacacctgaagtggggggccaaggagggccccaaggatgtgggggtacacccgtatttgcccactgaggtattgatgggggggacctggagaactggccaagcaacccccaaagggcactggttgtga